The following proteins are co-located in the Rippkaea orientalis PCC 8801 genome:
- a CDS encoding TrmH family RNA methyltransferase — MITSLKNPLVKQIRQLHRTKGRREQNLLLFEGTHLLETACEVNCSLDCLCYTAQWQSRYPQLWELATQKAQRIELVSPEVLQALATTVNPDGVIATAVNPKISKPTIADFKIGLILERLQDPGNLGTIIRTAVATEIDGIWLSSDSVDIDNPKVLRSSAGAWFHVPLIVSCDLSATIKHYQASGVQVIATLPTATNTYWDVDLTQPSLILLGNEGAGLSEELASLADQTVSIPLGNTIESLNVAIACALLLYERQRQIRQ; from the coding sequence ATGATTACCAGTCTTAAGAACCCTTTAGTCAAACAGATTAGACAGTTACATCGTACTAAGGGACGGCGCGAACAAAATCTATTGCTTTTCGAGGGGACTCACTTGCTAGAGACGGCTTGTGAGGTCAATTGTTCCCTGGATTGTCTATGTTATACGGCGCAGTGGCAAAGTCGTTATCCTCAGTTGTGGGAATTAGCTACTCAAAAAGCGCAGAGAATTGAGTTAGTATCCCCTGAAGTTTTACAAGCCTTAGCAACAACAGTCAACCCTGATGGAGTAATTGCAACAGCAGTTAATCCTAAGATAAGTAAACCAACAATTGCCGATTTTAAAATCGGGTTGATTTTAGAAAGATTACAAGATCCTGGTAATTTGGGAACGATTATTCGGACGGCTGTTGCTACAGAAATTGACGGTATTTGGCTAAGTTCTGATAGTGTAGATATTGATAACCCAAAGGTGTTAAGAAGTTCGGCAGGTGCTTGGTTTCATGTTCCTTTAATAGTCAGTTGTGATCTATCAGCGACTATCAAACATTATCAAGCATCAGGAGTACAAGTTATCGCTACTTTACCGACAGCTACTAATACTTATTGGGACGTAGATTTAACTCAACCTAGTTTGATTTTACTGGGAAATGAAGGAGCAGGGTTATCAGAAGAATTAGCCAGTTTAGCTGATCAAACGGTTAGTATTCCCTTGGGGAATACTATAGAGTCATTAAATGTTGCGATCGCTTGTGCTTTATTATTATATGAACGACAAAGACAAATAAGGCAATAG
- a CDS encoding ATP-binding protein → MAKGNLEQLKVSAKTQSEEVNGRSAAQKAEIERIGQADTYCPLSRDEELFTWLNDQRDLRLCGYIVATRGSGLPKACQYYRMAHVKRRGSLFEMPATVFYVEMLQKGKATDLYRAILGEFGHPLSNVGTLRHLRSRTWDNLKGYRVKILIIGKADYLKLEAFNELIDHDSMSPFFLDILQSSA, encoded by the coding sequence ATGGCTAAGGGAAATTTAGAGCAACTCAAAGTCAGTGCTAAAACGCAGTCTGAGGAAGTTAATGGTCGTAGTGCAGCGCAAAAGGCAGAAATTGAGCGAATTGGTCAAGCTGATACCTATTGTCCTTTGAGTCGGGATGAGGAGTTATTTACTTGGTTAAATGACCAACGAGATTTACGATTATGTGGCTATATTGTGGCAACAAGAGGGTCTGGATTACCGAAAGCTTGTCAATACTACCGCATGGCTCATGTAAAACGGCGAGGCTCTTTATTTGAGATGCCAGCAACGGTATTTTATGTGGAGATGTTGCAGAAGGGAAAGGCAACGGATTTATATCGGGCTATATTAGGGGAATTTGGACATCCTTTGTCTAATGTAGGGACGCTAAGGCATTTACGCTCACGCACTTGGGATAATTTGAAGGGTTACAGGGTGAAGATTCTGATTATCGGAAAAGCGGATTATTTGAAGTTGGAAGCGTTTAATGAGTTAATCGATCACGATTCAATGTCGCCTTTTTTCCTTGATATACTACAATCCTCTGCTTAA
- a CDS encoding AAA family ATPase, giving the protein MITYLKIENFKPFQSQEFILKPLTLLSGLNSTGKSSMIQALLLLRQSYQQKLLIDKGLSLKGNLVNIGTAKNAMFEGALKDDLMSFQIILENQETYQWSFDYDFEENVISSHAKVSQTSPIYQSSLFNQNFYYLQAERISPQVYFEISDYHVRDMRQIGTKGEYTAHFISINENEKIIDAKLSHPNVKKFVREYGEEPQKDTNLKHQIEAWMGDISPDVELNLESIRDLELMNLQYNYGDENLYRPTNVGFGVTYVLPIITAILSAKPDTLIILENPEAHLHPRGQSQIGQLIALAASCGVQIIVETHSDHILNGIRRIVKQKELNAEDVVIYYFQREKKEGKFQTKVTSPQIYQSGGIDQWPDGFFDQAEIDLMELL; this is encoded by the coding sequence ATGATTACCTACTTAAAAATAGAAAACTTTAAACCTTTTCAATCACAAGAATTTATCCTTAAACCGCTAACCTTGTTATCGGGGTTAAATAGTACAGGGAAATCTTCAATGATTCAGGCTTTATTACTACTTAGACAATCTTATCAGCAAAAATTATTAATAGATAAAGGTTTATCTCTCAAAGGTAATTTAGTTAATATTGGCACAGCTAAAAATGCTATGTTTGAAGGTGCATTAAAAGATGATTTAATGTCTTTTCAAATAATCTTAGAAAATCAAGAAACTTATCAATGGAGTTTTGATTATGATTTTGAGGAGAATGTAATCAGTTCCCATGCTAAAGTTTCCCAGACATCTCCTATATATCAGTCTAGTTTATTCAACCAAAATTTTTATTATTTACAAGCAGAAAGAATTAGTCCACAAGTTTACTTTGAAATTTCAGATTATCATGTAAGGGATATGAGACAAATAGGAACAAAAGGAGAATATACCGCTCATTTTATTTCAATTAATGAAAATGAAAAGATTATTGATGCTAAACTAAGCCATCCCAATGTAAAAAAGTTTGTCAGAGAATATGGAGAAGAACCTCAAAAAGATACTAATTTGAAGCATCAAATTGAAGCATGGATGGGTGATATTAGTCCAGATGTAGAATTAAACCTTGAATCTATTCGTGATCTTGAGTTGATGAATCTTCAATATAATTATGGGGATGAAAACTTATATCGTCCTACCAATGTCGGATTTGGAGTAACTTATGTTTTACCCATCATCACAGCCATTTTATCTGCTAAACCTGATACCCTAATTATCTTAGAAAATCCAGAAGCTCATCTTCATCCTAGAGGACAATCTCAAATCGGTCAATTAATTGCATTAGCGGCGAGTTGTGGTGTTCAAATTATTGTTGAAACTCATAGTGATCATATCTTAAATGGAATTCGTCGAATTGTTAAACAAAAAGAATTAAATGCTGAGGATGTCGTCATTTATTACTTTCAACGAGAAAAAAAAGAAGGAAAATTTCAGACAAAAGTTACTTCTCCTCAAATATATCAAAGTGGAGGAATTGATCAATGGCCAGATGGATTTTTTGATCAAGCAGAAATAGATTTAATGGAGTTGTTATAA
- a CDS encoding type II toxin-antitoxin system HicA family toxin: MGSALPIMSGREVVRVFESLGWEAVRQTGSHIIMTKDEELVTLSIPDHREVAKGTLRSLIRTAGLTVEEFVAAK; this comes from the coding sequence ATGGGTTCTGCTTTACCTATCATGAGTGGCCGCGAAGTTGTGCGCGTCTTTGAATCGTTGGGTTGGGAAGCTGTGCGGCAGACGGGTAGCCACATCATCATGACGAAGGATGAAGAACTTGTCACGCTTTCGATTCCTGATCACCGTGAAGTGGCGAAAGGAACCTTGCGAAGTTTGATTCGCACTGCTGGATTAACGGTAGAGGAATTTGTTGCTGCCAAGTAG
- a CDS encoding integrase catalytic domain-containing protein produces the protein MRPVIQLTLQSLLFRNFSTVIIDSYSGCLMGYYLGFVAADSHRVALALRNAILPKQVKEKYGLQNEWEQFGIPEYLVTDRAKEFKSHDAKLIAMQLGFQMKEA, from the coding sequence ATGCGTCCGGTCATTCAATTAACGTTACAATCATTACTGTTCAGGAACTTTTCAACGGTTATCATTGATAGTTATTCGGGTTGTCTGATGGGTTATTATTTAGGCTTTGTAGCGGCGGATTCCCATCGCGTGGCTTTAGCTCTACGAAATGCAATTTTACCCAAGCAAGTCAAGGAAAAATATGGCTTACAAAATGAATGGGAACAATTCGGTATCCCTGAATATTTAGTCACCGATAGAGCCAAAGAATTTAAAAGTCATGATGCTAAACTAATTGCCATGCAGTTAGGTTTTCAGATGAAAGAAGCCTAG
- a CDS encoding tetratricopeptide repeat protein produces the protein MFNPLTAPRSLFSWVKLSPRLGLPLLALCLLVLSSMIACQRDSSLTPSESSSVNLVNTKSFELVEQGIEKSRQGDYQGAIADFTEALKNNPNDINAYYNRGFAYSNLGKFDLALADFSQSLILDPKMVEAYVNRGNVYLQLGDDKEAIANYLEALKLNPNDAFAHNNLGLAYLNLGQADLAQKDFSEAIIIDPQYGEAYFNRGLAFSDLGQTKKARADFQKAAEIWQQQGDNESSKTALQQLNTLEKLP, from the coding sequence ATGTTTAACCCTCTGACTGCTCCCCGCTCCCTTTTTTCTTGGGTCAAATTATCCCCTCGCTTGGGGTTGCCTCTGTTGGCGTTGTGTTTATTGGTACTGAGTTCGATGATCGCTTGTCAAAGAGATTCTTCTTTAACCCCTTCTGAGTCTAGTTCGGTTAATTTAGTCAATACTAAGAGCTTTGAATTGGTAGAACAGGGGATCGAAAAAAGTCGTCAAGGCGATTATCAAGGTGCGATCGCTGATTTTACCGAAGCACTGAAAAATAACCCCAATGATATCAATGCTTACTATAATCGGGGATTTGCTTACAGTAATTTAGGCAAATTTGACTTAGCTTTGGCAGATTTTAGTCAATCTCTTATCCTTGATCCAAAAATGGTTGAAGCCTATGTTAATCGAGGCAATGTCTATTTACAATTAGGAGATGATAAAGAAGCGATCGCTAATTATCTTGAGGCTCTAAAATTAAACCCAAATGATGCGTTTGCTCATAATAATTTGGGGTTAGCCTATTTGAATTTAGGACAAGCAGATTTAGCCCAAAAAGACTTTAGTGAAGCGATTATTATTGATCCCCAATATGGAGAAGCGTATTTTAACCGAGGTTTAGCTTTCTCGGATTTAGGACAAACCAAAAAAGCCCGCGCTGATTTTCAAAAAGCGGCTGAAATTTGGCAACAACAAGGAGATAATGAATCTTCTAAAACCGCCTTACAACAACTCAATACTTTAGAAAAGTTACCCTAA
- a CDS encoding CoB--CoM heterodisulfide reductase iron-sulfur subunit B family protein, with protein sequence MLKYAYYPGCVAQGACRELYLSTAALTNALGIELIELKKAACCGSGTYKEDSQLLEDTVNARNIALAESLNLPLLTHCSTCQGVIGHVDERLKEAKIKDPEYFEQVNGFLKKEHCSPYQGTSEVKHLLWALVADYGLKNLKEKVTKKLSGLNCAAFYGCYLLRSQDHLPYDNKFAPESLENVFRTVGANPIYYQGRTQCCGWPLASYATKESFKLAGSHVLEAMEAGADCLVTPCPLCHLNLDSRQPEVAKVINHKLGLPVLHLPQLVSLALGISPDKLGLDRHVVSTRPVLEKLGF encoded by the coding sequence ATGCTGAAATACGCTTATTATCCAGGTTGTGTTGCCCAAGGGGCTTGTCGTGAACTTTATCTGTCTACTGCTGCCTTAACGAATGCTTTAGGAATAGAATTAATTGAACTGAAAAAAGCAGCCTGTTGTGGTTCAGGAACCTACAAAGAAGATTCCCAACTCTTGGAAGATACCGTTAATGCGCGTAATATTGCCCTCGCAGAGTCCCTTAATCTTCCGCTATTGACCCATTGTAGCACCTGTCAAGGCGTTATTGGCCATGTGGATGAACGGCTGAAAGAGGCTAAAATTAAAGATCCAGAGTATTTTGAACAGGTGAATGGATTCTTAAAAAAAGAGCATTGTTCCCCCTATCAAGGAACCAGTGAAGTTAAACATTTATTATGGGCATTAGTCGCAGATTATGGCTTAAAAAACCTTAAAGAAAAGGTAACAAAAAAGTTAAGCGGATTAAATTGCGCCGCTTTTTATGGCTGTTATTTATTGCGATCGCAAGACCATCTTCCCTATGACAATAAATTTGCCCCAGAGTCCTTAGAAAATGTCTTCCGTACCGTTGGAGCTAATCCAATTTACTATCAAGGACGGACTCAATGTTGTGGTTGGCCATTAGCCAGTTATGCCACAAAAGAGTCTTTTAAACTAGCAGGAAGTCATGTCTTAGAAGCAATGGAAGCAGGGGCAGATTGTTTAGTTACTCCTTGTCCTCTATGTCACCTCAATTTAGATTCTCGCCAACCAGAAGTTGCTAAAGTGATTAACCATAAATTAGGGTTGCCTGTGCTACATTTACCCCAATTAGTATCTCTAGCGTTAGGCATTAGTCCCGATAAATTAGGCTTAGATCGTCATGTTGTTTCAACAAGACCTGTGTTAGAAAAGTTGGGATTTTAA
- a CDS encoding septal ring lytic transglycosylase RlpA family protein: protein MKKLFLSTLMIALTATPGQAQTATYYSSSYQGSKTASGVRFSNSQPMAAHPSLPLGSKVKVTNRNNGKSVIVRIVDRCRCSIDLSQAAFRQIGSLSKGRIPVSIKVLR from the coding sequence ATGAAAAAATTGTTTCTATCTACCTTGATGATAGCGTTGACAGCGACTCCTGGACAGGCTCAAACAGCAACTTATTATTCTTCTAGCTATCAGGGGTCAAAAACGGCTTCAGGAGTCCGCTTTAGCAACTCTCAACCGATGGCAGCCCATCCTTCTTTACCCTTGGGAAGCAAAGTTAAAGTAACCAACCGCAATAATGGCAAGAGTGTGATTGTTCGCATCGTCGATCGTTGTCGCTGTAGTATTGATTTATCCCAAGCTGCTTTTCGACAAATTGGGTCCCTTAGCAAGGGAAGGATTCCAGTTAGTATCAAAGTTTTACGTTAA
- a CDS encoding DUF262 domain-containing protein, with the protein MMQQLELPQINDDEDFAENSEESEFETDKLIYDPDNINIDTKEPTIEQLLRRIDEEALDLAPDFQRNANLWKDEAKSRLIESIIIRIPLPAFYIDATDDDRWIVVDGIQRLSALKQFVTDKKLRLSGLEYLKSLEGKNYDEVVEEEKRYQRRILETQVTVYLINKGTPPEVKYNIFKRINTGGLPMSPQEIRHALNPGKGNRFILKLADSEEFKKVVPLGQKRIMRMDDREFVLAFLAFILTNYQEYKHYPSRNLFLTRNLVILNKKSQEQLDDLEKLFNKIMNTAWNIFGDNAYRKLIKNASRKQPINQALFETWSFWLSQLSEQEIQILISSKEILKQNFMQKIEDDPEFVTSISQASEKVEYRFIEIEKIIREVLS; encoded by the coding sequence ATGATGCAACAATTAGAACTACCTCAAATTAACGATGATGAAGATTTTGCAGAAAATAGTGAAGAATCAGAGTTTGAAACCGATAAATTAATTTATGATCCTGATAATATTAATATTGATACAAAAGAGCCAACAATTGAACAGTTACTAAGAAGAATTGATGAAGAAGCATTAGATTTAGCTCCTGATTTTCAACGTAATGCTAACCTTTGGAAAGATGAGGCTAAAAGTCGTTTAATTGAATCGATAATTATTCGGATTCCTTTACCTGCATTCTATATTGATGCAACCGATGACGATAGATGGATTGTCGTTGATGGAATTCAAAGATTATCTGCTCTTAAACAATTTGTAACTGATAAAAAATTAAGACTATCAGGATTAGAATATTTAAAGTCTTTAGAAGGAAAAAATTATGATGAAGTCGTAGAAGAAGAAAAAAGATACCAGCGTCGAATTTTAGAAACCCAAGTTACCGTTTACTTGATTAATAAAGGAACACCTCCCGAAGTTAAATATAATATTTTTAAGCGAATTAATACAGGAGGTTTACCCATGTCTCCTCAAGAAATTCGTCATGCACTCAATCCCGGGAAAGGAAATCGCTTCATTCTGAAACTTGCTGACTCAGAAGAATTTAAAAAAGTTGTTCCATTAGGACAAAAGCGCATTATGCGAATGGATGATCGAGAATTTGTTTTAGCCTTTCTTGCTTTTATTTTAACGAACTATCAAGAATATAAACATTATCCATCTCGCAATTTGTTTTTAACTAGAAATTTAGTTATTTTGAATAAAAAATCTCAAGAACAATTAGATGATTTGGAAAAGCTTTTTAATAAAATAATGAATACAGCATGGAATATTTTTGGCGATAATGCTTATCGAAAATTAATCAAAAATGCTTCTAGAAAACAACCCATTAATCAAGCATTATTTGAAACTTGGTCATTTTGGTTAAGTCAACTCAGTGAGCAAGAGATTCAAATTTTAATATCAAGCAAAGAAATATTAAAACAGAATTTTATGCAGAAAATAGAAGATGATCCAGAATTTGTTACGTCAATTTCTCAAGCATCTGAAAAAGTAGAATATCGTTTTATAGAAATAGAAAAAATTATTAGAGAGGTTTTATCATGA
- a CDS encoding pentapeptide repeat-containing protein, whose product MKRNIFVTLAIATPLILASPVLAGNPAHVQKLLSTGQCMGCDLSDEDLRYSHLIGADLRNADLSGANLTEANLEGADLAGATLKGANLTGAMVTNATFNDANLDNVNFTQAMIYDADVTGASMNNLDLTNAQIYNTGIGIGGEAP is encoded by the coding sequence ATGAAACGGAACATTTTTGTAACGCTAGCGATCGCTACTCCCCTCATTTTAGCGAGTCCTGTTTTAGCGGGAAATCCTGCCCACGTTCAAAAATTACTCTCAACTGGGCAATGTATGGGTTGTGATCTTTCTGATGAAGATTTACGATATTCTCATTTAATTGGCGCAGATTTGCGCAATGCTGACCTCTCAGGGGCGAATTTGACTGAAGCTAACCTTGAAGGAGCCGACTTAGCAGGAGCTACCTTAAAAGGGGCTAATCTAACGGGGGCGATGGTAACCAATGCCACCTTTAATGATGCGAATTTAGATAATGTTAACTTCACCCAAGCAATGATTTATGATGCTGATGTTACTGGGGCATCGATGAATAATCTTGATTTAACGAATGCTCAAATCTATAATACGGGTATTGGAATTGGTGGAGAAGCTCCTTAG
- the lipA gene encoding lipoyl synthase, with product MAVKPEWLRVKAPQWERVGNVKEILRDLNLNTVCEEASCPNIGECFNAGTATFLIMGPACTRACPYCDIDFEKKPQALDPLEPLNLAEAVRRLKLNHVVITSVNRDDLPDGGASQFVRCIQEIRKVSLKTTIEVLIPDLCGNWTALEVILSANPEVLNHNTETVPRLYRRVRPQGDYQRSLELLQQAKGLSPQIYTKSGIMVGLGETDEEVRQVMEDLRGVDCDILTLGQYLQPSPKHLEVKGFIPPSQFDEWRKFGEEIGFLQVVSSPLTRSSYHAEQVQKLMEKYPR from the coding sequence GTGGCGGTTAAACCGGAATGGTTACGGGTAAAAGCCCCCCAATGGGAAAGAGTGGGCAACGTTAAGGAGATTTTACGCGATTTAAACCTCAATACCGTTTGTGAAGAGGCATCTTGTCCTAATATTGGCGAATGCTTCAACGCGGGAACAGCCACCTTTTTAATCATGGGACCTGCTTGTACCCGTGCTTGTCCCTATTGTGACATTGATTTTGAGAAAAAACCCCAAGCCTTAGACCCCCTCGAACCCCTCAACCTCGCTGAAGCTGTCCGTCGTCTTAAGCTTAACCACGTCGTCATTACCTCCGTCAACCGAGATGACTTACCCGATGGGGGTGCGTCTCAATTTGTGCGGTGTATCCAAGAAATTCGTAAAGTTTCCCTAAAAACCACGATTGAGGTCTTAATTCCTGATTTATGCGGTAATTGGACAGCTTTAGAGGTGATTTTATCCGCTAACCCCGAAGTGCTCAACCATAATACCGAAACCGTTCCCCGTTTATACCGTCGAGTCCGTCCCCAAGGAGATTATCAGCGATCGCTCGAACTTTTGCAACAGGCAAAGGGATTATCTCCTCAAATTTACACAAAATCGGGTATTATGGTCGGTTTAGGGGAAACCGATGAGGAAGTTCGCCAAGTGATGGAAGATTTGCGCGGTGTTGATTGTGATATTCTCACCCTAGGACAATACCTACAACCTTCCCCTAAACATTTAGAAGTGAAAGGATTTATTCCCCCTTCCCAGTTCGATGAATGGCGAAAATTTGGGGAAGAAATTGGCTTTTTACAAGTGGTTTCTTCTCCCTTAACCCGCAGTTCCTACCACGCAGAACAAGTTCAAAAATTGATGGAAAAATACCCTCGCTAA
- a CDS encoding Uma2 family endonuclease — translation MFIAKTIESILTLEEFLEMPETKPASEYLEGIIEQKPIPQGEHSSLQIQLGTAINNFSIPRKLAYAFPELRCSFSNRSIVPDLVVFNWARIPRTHQGKIANKFEIYPDWIIEILSPEQSTNKDIKKILFCLKQETKLGWLIDPEDESVMIFKPDQLPEIISGADILPTLNILSDWQLTSQEIFDWLKL, via the coding sequence ATGTTTATTGCTAAAACTATTGAATCAATTTTAACACTTGAAGAATTTCTAGAAATGCCAGAAACCAAACCAGCTAGTGAATATTTAGAGGGAATAATCGAACAAAAGCCTATACCACAAGGAGAACACAGTAGTTTACAAATTCAGCTAGGAACAGCTATTAATAATTTTAGCATACCTCGAAAATTAGCTTATGCTTTTCCTGAGTTACGTTGTAGTTTTAGTAATCGTTCAATTGTCCCTGATTTAGTAGTGTTTAATTGGGCAAGAATCCCTAGAACACATCAAGGCAAAATTGCTAATAAGTTTGAGATTTATCCTGATTGGATTATTGAAATTTTATCCCCTGAACAATCAACCAATAAAGACATTAAAAAGATTTTATTTTGTTTGAAACAGGAAACAAAATTAGGATGGTTAATTGATCCAGAAGATGAGTCGGTGATGATTTTTAAGCCAGATCAATTACCCGAAATTATTTCAGGAGCAGATATTTTACCTACTCTAAATATTTTATCAGATTGGCAGTTAACCAGCCAAGAAATTTTTGATTGGTTAAAGCTTTAG
- the murA gene encoding UDP-N-acetylglucosamine 1-carboxyvinyltransferase codes for MAAHLEEQQSVLEIWGQTPLKGEVTISGAKNSALALMAGSLLCSEDCRLRNLPSLADINRMTQVLEALGVNLERNGDILDINAQDIGRSQAPYELVSQLRASFFVIGPLLARLGQTSVPLPGGCAIGARPVDLHVRGLQAMGADVRIEHGEVHACVKGSRNRLQGAKIYLDYPSVGATETIMMAATLAEGETIIENAAQEPEITDLADFCCSMGAKIQGAGTNTIIISGVEKLHSTDYSVIPDRIEAGTFLIAGAITQSEISLSPVVPEHLASAIAKLQAIGPKVIIEDRDRLRVIPAPLRATDIETLPFPGFPTDMQAQFMALLTLSEGNSVVSETVFENRLRHVAELQRMGADIRVKGNIALVRGVPFLSGAPVMATDLRASAALVLAGLAAQGKTVVQGLHHLDRGYDNLEGKLRKLGANLRRVDVLSEKAQELTPVN; via the coding sequence ATGGCCGCTCATCTCGAAGAACAACAATCCGTTTTAGAAATTTGGGGACAGACCCCCCTTAAAGGAGAAGTTACTATCAGTGGGGCAAAAAATTCAGCCCTTGCCTTAATGGCCGGTTCGTTATTGTGTTCTGAAGACTGTCGCCTTAGAAATTTACCGTCTTTAGCAGACATTAACCGCATGACCCAAGTGTTAGAAGCTTTGGGAGTTAACCTTGAAAGAAATGGCGATATTTTAGACATCAACGCTCAAGACATTGGTAGATCCCAAGCTCCCTATGAGCTAGTCTCCCAACTGCGGGCAAGCTTCTTTGTCATTGGTCCATTATTAGCCCGTTTAGGACAAACCAGCGTTCCCTTACCTGGAGGCTGTGCCATTGGAGCTAGACCCGTTGACCTCCATGTCAGAGGATTACAAGCGATGGGAGCAGATGTTCGCATCGAACACGGAGAAGTTCATGCTTGTGTTAAAGGTAGCCGTAACCGCCTACAAGGAGCCAAAATTTACTTAGACTATCCTAGCGTGGGAGCCACCGAAACGATTATGATGGCAGCTACCCTAGCAGAAGGGGAAACCATCATCGAAAACGCGGCACAGGAACCCGAAATCACCGATCTAGCTGATTTTTGCTGTTCGATGGGAGCGAAAATCCAAGGCGCGGGAACCAATACCATTATTATTTCTGGGGTTGAGAAGCTTCATAGTACAGACTACTCTGTGATTCCCGATCGCATTGAAGCAGGAACTTTTCTAATCGCCGGAGCCATTACCCAATCTGAAATTAGTCTATCTCCAGTTGTGCCTGAGCATTTAGCCTCTGCCATTGCTAAATTACAAGCCATTGGACCTAAAGTGATTATCGAAGATCGCGATCGCCTACGAGTTATTCCTGCTCCCCTACGCGCAACTGATATCGAAACCTTGCCCTTTCCTGGGTTTCCCACCGATATGCAAGCGCAATTTATGGCCTTGTTAACTCTCAGTGAAGGCAATAGTGTGGTCAGTGAAACCGTATTTGAGAACCGTCTGCGTCATGTAGCCGAATTACAACGGATGGGTGCGGATATCCGCGTTAAAGGCAACATTGCCCTAGTTCGGGGTGTTCCTTTCCTCTCTGGGGCTCCCGTTATGGCGACAGATTTACGCGCTTCTGCGGCCTTAGTTTTAGCCGGGTTAGCCGCTCAAGGTAAGACGGTAGTACAAGGATTACACCATTTAGATCGCGGTTACGACAACTTAGAAGGAAAACTACGGAAATTAGGGGCTAACCTCCGTCGGGTTGATGTTCTTTCGGAAAAAGCTCAAGAATTAACCCCAGTTAACTAG
- a CDS encoding type II toxin-antitoxin system HicB family antitoxin yields the protein MRFSVTLDRDEDGVWVVECPSIPGCVSQGQTKQEALENIKDAIAACLQVRAERGMPLTVETYQVEVVA from the coding sequence ATGAGGTTTAGCGTCACGCTTGATCGCGATGAGGATGGAGTTTGGGTTGTGGAGTGCCCCAGTATTCCAGGATGTGTGAGTCAAGGTCAGACGAAACAAGAAGCCCTCGAAAATATCAAAGATGCGATCGCTGCGTGTCTACAGGTTCGGGCAGAACGCGGGATGCCGCTGACTGTAGAAACCTATCAGGTCGAGGTTGTCGCCTGA
- a CDS encoding acylphosphatase yields the protein MNQTNIIGVKVLILGKVQGVGYRQWTVRKARELGLKGWVRNLSNGHVEATFEGEKNIIEQMIKSCHTGPSNARVTEVIVKTKTPDFLEGFEIKFDG from the coding sequence ATGAATCAGACTAACATTATCGGTGTTAAGGTATTAATTTTAGGCAAAGTCCAAGGGGTAGGATATCGCCAGTGGACAGTACGAAAAGCCAGAGAATTAGGACTGAAAGGATGGGTTAGAAATCTCAGTAATGGTCATGTTGAAGCTACTTTTGAAGGAGAAAAAAACATCATTGAACAGATGATTAAATCTTGTCATACTGGACCGAGTAACGCGAGAGTAACAGAGGTTATAGTGAAGACAAAAACCCCTGATTTTTTAGAAGGATTTGAAATTAAGTTTGATGGCTAG
- a CDS encoding DUF29 domain-containing protein, with product MTDQLSLTKPNFYDQDFNLWLENTINSLKEGKLLEVDYDHLIEELEGMGRSEKNAIKSNLRILLMHLLKYQYQPEKRSNSWRYTITEHRQRIRDSLETSPSLIPFLKEIFDKCYQDSRRLASDDTGLSINNFPPDCPFTFDEVLYLD from the coding sequence ATGACCGATCAATTATCTCTAACAAAACCAAATTTTTATGATCAAGACTTTAATTTATGGTTAGAGAATACAATTAACTCTTTAAAAGAAGGAAAATTATTAGAGGTTGATTATGATCATTTAATTGAAGAGTTAGAAGGTATGGGTAGAAGCGAAAAAAATGCCATTAAAAGTAATTTAAGAATTTTATTAATGCACCTGCTTAAATATCAATATCAACCTGAAAAAAGAAGCAACAGTTGGCGTTATACTATTACAGAACATCGTCAAAGAATTAGGGATAGTTTAGAAACTAGCCCTAGTTTAATCCCTTTTTTGAAAGAAATTTTTGATAAATGTTATCAAGATAGCAGACGGTTAGCATCCGATGACACAGGGTTATCTATTAATAACTTTCCGCCAGATTGTCCTTTTACCTTTGATGAGGTTTTGTATCTTGATTAA